In Podospora pseudocomata strain CBS 415.72m chromosome 4, whole genome shotgun sequence, the genomic stretch CTTGGAAAAGAAATTCCCACTCAGCAGTGCTCAACCAAGGTAGGCACCGCAAAGGACGGAAGCTCAAAAAAGGAAGACACTCACGAAATCCGAGCTCTGGttctcaccttcttcttggacacCTACCTTAACTTATTAAGAGTGAAGTCCTTCTTGACTCAatccatcgccatcaccgGTAAGACTTCCCGCGAGCCGTTGTAAGAGCTTTCAGCTGATCAGAATACAGAAACCACATCCAAACAACCCGGCTTGGAGAACCCAATCCCAACTAGGAGTATCAGCTTCCGTTGTTCTCCCAGTGACGGACTGTCGTCGCCTATTTTGATCCCTAGCCAAAAGCACAACCATCAGTTTGCGCAGCcttcaacatccccatcctctccacctcgcAACACGCACCGCTCAAGAGCCATGCCCGCTCACCATGTGTCTCGAAACAAAAACGGTCTGGCCATGGTCAGGGAAGCCCAGAACCCACAAACGACCACCAGTGTCCCGACAGACTCGAGGTTGCCCATTCCTCCTGGTGCTGCTGAGCGACCGGTAAGAAAACGGCGTCGCTCTTCAGGCTTAAGCGCCGTGCAGCCAGAGAATGCTTCCAGGGCAATCAACCTCCACGAGGCACCTCCCATCGAAACACGACCGAGAGTTGAGACGTTTGTGCCAATTTCGTCAGAAATAAACTCTGAAAGACACGTTTCTAGAGGCAGTTGGAGTCGGCGGAGGCTCCTTCAGGAGGTCAGAGAGGCGGTCTCATTTTTGTCAGCATCAGGAGAAAAGTTCGCAATCGGCGTGATAGTCAGGAGAGATCTTCAGCAATCCTTTGTATCTGAGTCGGCTGTTAGCTTCTTGGGGTTTAGACCAATGAACCTACCTGTACCACGGCGTCCCTTGCTCAGCATTTCATCGGGGCAAATCCGACCAGAACGATATGTTCGAGCCGTCGTCGAGCAAGTCGAGATTAGCAATGGCGGTCGGGTGAGATTACAAACAGGTGATATGCTGGTGGTCGACGACCGACAATTCCCTCCTGGTGTTCATGCTATTCTGTGTGGGAACTTTTTCCAACGAGACGAGGCAGGGCATTCTTCCTCAATTGCCGCCAACCAGAGTACTTACTCACAACGACAACCACATCGGACTTCATACCAGAAGTCGGCTCAATCGAGCACAGCGAGAAGCGAGTTCACGAGTGACTCGAGTCTCTTTACGATGCCAACATTAATAAACAACTTggtctttgatgatga encodes the following:
- a CDS encoding hypothetical protein (EggNog:ENOG503PQF2), whose product is MPAHHVSRNKNGLAMVREAQNPQTTTSVPTDSRLPIPPGAAERPVRKRRRSSGLSAVQPENASRAINLHEAPPIETRPRVETFVPISSEINSERHVSRGSWSRRRLLQEVREAVSFLSASGEKFAIGVIVRRDLQQSFVSESAVSFLGFRPMNLPVPRRPLLSISSGQIRPERYVRAVVEQVEISNGGRVRLQTGDMLVVDDRQFPPGVHAILCGNFFQRDEAGHSSSIAANQSTYSQRQPHRTSYQKSAQSSTARSEFTSDSSLFTMPTLINNLVFDDDAGIPPCYAPYNGHHQQTGIPTLIHPNAGQGYMTAAIPPLNTGQFMQPPWNQNMVMDNFPPLGNQNFKMPGPAPPPNGAYGPDGGQHGQH